A single Staphylococcus muscae DNA region contains:
- a CDS encoding DUF2929 family protein, whose protein sequence is MKYIITFIWAVVLFEMVNFVLNSLGGGGPLNVVTPIALAAFVFVIILILDTVGSTPTNQVTDSH, encoded by the coding sequence ATGAAATATATCATTACGTTTATCTGGGCTGTTGTATTATTTGAGATGGTGAACTTCGTACTAAATAGCTTAGGCGGTGGCGGACCACTTAATGTAGTCACACCTATCGCATTAGCAGCTTTTGTTTTTGTCATTATCTTAATCTTAGATACAGTCGGATCAACACCAACGAATCAAGTAACCGACTCACATTAA
- a CDS encoding beta-ketoacyl-ACP synthase III has translation MNVGIKGFGAYVPERVVDNRYFEAYLDTSDEWISQMTGIKERRWADKEQDTSDLAYEASVRAIKDAGIQPEDVDMVIVATSTGDHRFPTVANKLQERLGLSKVASMDQLAACTGFMYSIVTARAFILSGDYKNILVVGAEKLSKITDLNDRGTAILFGDGAGAAIIGEVSGNRGILSYEVGSDGIGGKYLYQEQETDMIRMNGREVFKFAVRVMGESSARVVEKAELTADDIDMFIPHQANIRIMESARQRLGLPKEKMSVSVDKYGNTSAASIPLSIDLELKNNRIKDDDILVLVGFGGGLTWGSMVIRWGK, from the coding sequence ATGAATGTAGGAATTAAAGGATTTGGCGCTTATGTTCCAGAACGTGTGGTTGATAATCGTTATTTTGAAGCATATCTTGATACATCAGATGAATGGATTTCACAAATGACTGGTATTAAAGAACGTCGCTGGGCGGATAAAGAACAAGATACATCAGATCTCGCATATGAAGCGAGTGTGAGGGCAATAAAAGATGCAGGTATACAACCGGAAGATGTGGACATGGTTATTGTTGCAACATCAACGGGGGATCATCGCTTTCCAACAGTTGCAAATAAGTTACAAGAACGCTTAGGATTATCTAAAGTAGCGTCTATGGACCAACTTGCTGCGTGTACAGGCTTTATGTATAGCATTGTGACTGCAAGAGCGTTTATACTATCAGGAGATTATAAAAATATTTTAGTTGTAGGTGCAGAAAAGTTATCTAAAATTACAGATTTGAATGATCGTGGCACTGCCATTTTATTTGGAGATGGTGCAGGGGCTGCTATTATTGGCGAAGTGTCTGGAAATCGTGGTATTCTAAGCTATGAAGTGGGTTCAGATGGTATTGGCGGAAAGTACTTATATCAAGAACAAGAAACAGACATGATTCGTATGAATGGACGTGAAGTTTTTAAATTTGCTGTACGTGTGATGGGAGAGTCTTCAGCACGAGTAGTAGAAAAGGCAGAACTTACTGCGGACGATATTGATATGTTTATTCCACATCAAGCGAATATTCGTATTATGGAATCAGCACGTCAACGATTAGGTTTACCAAAAGAAAAAATGAGCGTATCAGTGGATAAATATGGAAATACCTCTGCTGCATCAATTCCACTTAGCATTGATTTAGAATTAAAGAATAATCGTATTAAAGACGATGATATTTTAGTTCTAGTTGGATTTGGTGGCGGACTTACATGGGGTTCAATGGTTATTCGCTGGGGGAAATAA
- the fabF gene encoding beta-ketoacyl-ACP synthase II — protein sequence MTKKQRVVITGLGALSPIGNDVPTMWQNALNGMNGIDKITRIDTEPFQVHIGGELKDFNIEDHIPKKEARKMSRFTQYAVVAARQAVADAQLDINESNADRIGVWIGSGIGGMETFEESYEQLKKRGPRRVSPFFVPMLIPDMATGQVSIDLGAKGPNGSTVTACATATNSIGEAFKFIERGDADAMIAGGTEAPITNMSIAGFSASRALSTNNDPETACRPFQEGRDGFIMSEGAGIVVLESLESAQARGAQIYAEVVGYGSTGDAHHITAPGPDGEGGARAMKMALDDANITPDQVQYLNAHGTSTPIGDLFEIKAIKSTFGDAAYQLKISSTKSMTGHLLGATGGIETIFSVLSIRDGKIAPTIHADAMDPEIDLDITPNEAVDHDITYAMSNSLGFGGHNAVLVFKKFEQ from the coding sequence ATGACAAAGAAACAACGAGTGGTAATCACAGGACTTGGTGCGTTATCACCTATCGGAAATGATGTTCCTACAATGTGGCAAAATGCATTAAATGGTATGAACGGTATTGATAAGATTACACGTATTGATACTGAACCATTTCAAGTTCATATCGGTGGGGAACTGAAAGATTTTAACATTGAAGACCATATTCCTAAAAAAGAAGCACGCAAAATGTCTCGCTTTACACAATATGCAGTTGTGGCAGCACGACAAGCTGTGGCGGATGCACAGCTAGACATTAATGAGTCAAACGCTGACCGTATTGGTGTTTGGATTGGTTCAGGTATCGGTGGTATGGAGACGTTCGAAGAGTCATATGAACAGTTGAAAAAACGTGGGCCAAGACGTGTTAGCCCGTTTTTTGTACCGATGTTAATTCCTGATATGGCAACAGGGCAAGTGTCGATTGATTTAGGTGCTAAAGGGCCGAATGGTTCTACTGTAACAGCATGTGCCACAGCGACAAACTCTATTGGAGAGGCATTTAAATTCATCGAACGTGGTGATGCAGATGCAATGATTGCAGGAGGTACGGAGGCACCGATTACGAATATGTCCATTGCTGGCTTCAGTGCGAGCCGTGCGTTATCAACAAATAACGATCCAGAAACTGCATGTCGTCCATTCCAAGAAGGACGTGATGGCTTTATTATGAGTGAAGGTGCGGGTATCGTTGTATTGGAATCATTAGAGTCGGCACAAGCACGTGGTGCACAAATTTATGCTGAAGTTGTTGGTTATGGTTCAACGGGTGATGCACATCACATTACAGCACCGGGTCCAGACGGTGAAGGTGGCGCTCGTGCGATGAAAATGGCATTGGATGATGCAAACATCACACCGGATCAAGTGCAGTATTTAAATGCACATGGTACAAGTACGCCGATTGGTGATTTATTTGAAATTAAAGCGATTAAATCGACTTTCGGTGATGCAGCGTATCAGTTGAAAATTAGTTCTACGAAATCAATGACGGGTCATTTACTAGGTGCGACAGGAGGGATTGAAACAATCTTTTCTGTGTTGTCTATACGTGATGGCAAGATTGCACCAACGATTCATGCAGATGCGATGGATCCAGAGATTGACTTAGATATTACACCGAATGAAGCGGTAGACCATGACATTACTTATGCGATGAGTAATAGTTTAGGATTTGGCGGTCATAATGCAGTATTAGTATTTAAAAAGTTTGAACAATAA
- a CDS encoding DUF3899 domain-containing protein produces the protein MNRINLNTIIYIFLTPIITFFVWLAGAHSWINFINIFFTVSIIMIIMLFMLLLVQEGIFDVTSYGFRKFRYQLMRKKNREMYEEDEFYNPKTPKRDSYFVQPWIKPSLLINVIYLIISFIFAFIAA, from the coding sequence ATGAATCGTATTAATTTGAACACGATAATATATATTTTTCTGACGCCTATCATCACTTTTTTTGTTTGGCTAGCAGGCGCTCACTCATGGATTAATTTCATCAATATCTTTTTTACAGTATCCATTATTATGATCATCATGCTCTTTATGTTATTACTCGTTCAAGAAGGCATATTTGATGTGACAAGTTACGGTTTTAGGAAGTTTCGTTATCAATTAATGCGTAAAAAGAACCGCGAAATGTATGAAGAAGATGAATTTTACAACCCTAAAACTCCAAAACGTGATAGTTATTTCGTTCAACCGTGGATTAAACCATCATTACTTATCAACGTTATATATCTTATTATTTCCTTTATATTTGCATTTATCGCAGCATAA
- the opp3b gene encoding oligopeptide ABC transporter permease, whose amino-acid sequence MLKYTLKRLLYMVISLVIIISITFFLMKLMPGSPFNDEKLSEEQKIVLNEKYGLNDPLPVQYINYMTNVVKGDFGNSFQYDGQPVWELIQPRLIPSFQMGLIAMAIGVVLGVILGVIAATKQNTWVDYLATLISVIAISVPSFVLAVLLQYVFAVKLQWFPVAGWEGLSTTVLPSLALSAVVLATVARYIRAEMIEVLSSDYILLARAKGNSTYTVLFRHALRNALIPVITILVPMLASILTGTLTIENIFGVPGLGDQFVRSITTNDFSVIMAITLLFSTLFIVSIFLVDVLYGLIDPRIRVQGGKK is encoded by the coding sequence ATGCTTAAATACACACTTAAGCGTTTGCTGTACATGGTTATTTCATTAGTGATTATTATTTCCATAACTTTTTTCCTAATGAAATTAATGCCAGGTTCTCCATTCAATGATGAAAAGTTGAGTGAAGAGCAAAAAATTGTCCTTAATGAAAAATATGGACTGAATGATCCATTACCAGTGCAATATATTAACTACATGACAAATGTTGTGAAGGGAGATTTCGGAAACTCTTTCCAATATGATGGGCAACCTGTTTGGGAATTGATTCAACCGAGATTGATTCCATCATTTCAAATGGGACTTATTGCGATGGCTATTGGAGTTGTACTTGGTGTGATATTGGGAGTGATTGCTGCAACAAAGCAGAACACATGGGTCGACTATTTAGCTACGCTTATCTCAGTCATTGCGATATCTGTCCCATCATTCGTATTGGCAGTCTTATTGCAATATGTATTTGCAGTGAAGTTGCAATGGTTTCCTGTTGCAGGATGGGAAGGTCTATCTACAACGGTATTACCGTCACTCGCATTGTCAGCCGTTGTTCTGGCAACAGTGGCACGTTATATTCGAGCAGAGATGATTGAAGTGTTGAGTTCAGATTACATATTATTAGCACGCGCAAAGGGGAATTCAACTTATACAGTTTTGTTTAGACATGCATTGAGAAATGCCTTGATTCCAGTGATTACAATTCTTGTTCCTATGTTGGCAAGTATCTTAACAGGTACATTAACAATCGAAAATATTTTCGGTGTGCCAGGATTAGGGGATCAATTCGTACGATCAATCACAACAAATGACTTCTCTGTCATTATGGCGATTACATTATTGTTTAGTACATTGTTCATTGTATCGATATTCCTTGTCGATGTACTGTATGGATTGATTGATCCACGTATTCGTGTACAAGGGGGTAAAAAATAA
- the opp3C gene encoding oligopeptide ABC transporter permease, with product MTKDLHRLPKDDPSGATMAQTTGVMHEDFVRTGRPDLDQQALQREGRTFWQDAWTQLTHNKLAVVGLVGLLLILFLALVGPLMNSYTYAEQDVERRNLPPKVAVLDKVPFLPFDGAGVEGNAYEKANVKENFWFGTDQLGRDLWTRTWKGAQVSLFIGFVAAVLDIFIGVIYGAISGYFGGRVDNVMQRIIEIISSIPTLIVVILFVLIFEPSIWTIILAMTITGWIGMSRVVRGEFLKLKNQEFVLASRTLGTSDLKLIFKHILPNTLGAIIVTSMFTVPNAIFFEAFLSFIGIGVPAPQSSLGSLVNEGRAMLLIHPHELFIPALVLSLLILFFYLFSDGLRDAFDPKMRK from the coding sequence ATGACGAAAGACTTACACCGTTTACCAAAAGACGATCCGTCAGGTGCAACAATGGCTCAAACGACGGGCGTTATGCACGAAGACTTTGTTCGCACAGGAAGACCGGATCTTGACCAACAAGCATTACAGCGGGAAGGACGTACATTTTGGCAAGATGCATGGACGCAACTGACACATAATAAACTGGCAGTTGTTGGTTTGGTTGGGTTACTACTTATTTTATTTCTCGCATTAGTTGGGCCTCTTATGAATAGTTATACGTATGCTGAACAAGATGTAGAACGTCGTAATTTACCACCAAAAGTAGCAGTACTCGATAAAGTACCGTTCTTACCATTTGACGGTGCCGGAGTTGAAGGGAATGCTTACGAGAAAGCAAATGTAAAAGAAAACTTCTGGTTCGGGACAGACCAATTGGGTCGAGATTTATGGACACGTACATGGAAAGGTGCACAAGTGTCATTATTTATCGGTTTTGTAGCAGCAGTACTTGATATTTTTATTGGTGTAATTTACGGGGCGATTTCGGGATATTTCGGTGGGCGTGTAGATAATGTCATGCAACGTATTATCGAAATTATTTCATCTATTCCGACATTGATTGTCGTCATTCTCTTTGTATTAATTTTCGAACCGTCAATTTGGACAATTATTTTGGCGATGACGATTACTGGATGGATTGGTATGAGTCGTGTTGTTCGTGGAGAATTTTTGAAATTGAAAAACCAAGAATTTGTATTAGCATCACGCACACTTGGAACATCAGACTTAAAATTGATTTTCAAACACATTTTACCGAATACATTAGGAGCGATTATCGTAACATCAATGTTCACAGTACCCAATGCGATCTTCTTCGAGGCATTCTTGAGCTTTATCGGTATTGGGGTACCGGCACCGCAATCTTCACTAGGTTCATTAGTAAATGAAGGTCGTGCGATGTTATTGATTCACCCTCATGAATTATTTATTCCAGCACTTGTTTTAAGCTTATTAATTTTATTTTTCTATTTATTCAGTGACGGTCTACGCGATGCATTCGACCCTAAAATGCGTAAATAA
- a CDS encoding ABC transporter ATP-binding protein yields MSEHILEVKDLHVSFDITAGEVQAVRGVDFYLNKGETLAIVGESGSGKSVTTKAITKLFQGPTGKIKKGQIIFDGEDLTQKSEKELMKLRGKEISMIFQDPMTSLNPTMKIGKQVMEPIVKHIGLSKADAKKRAIELLKLVGLKNVEKRFNAYPHQFSGGQRQRIVIALALACEPKVLIADEPTTALDVTMQAQILDLMKELQQKIDTAIIFITHDLGVVANVADRVAVMYGGQMIETGNVDEVFYDPRHPYTWGLLSSMPDLETEGDTELLAIPGTPPDLVHPPKGDAFAARSEYALAIDFKEAPPWFSVSPTHFVRSWLLDERAPVVDPPPIVKRKQREMPNNFDKPERVERVSF; encoded by the coding sequence ATGTCTGAACATATTTTAGAAGTGAAGGACTTGCATGTTTCCTTTGATATTACGGCAGGGGAAGTGCAAGCGGTTCGTGGTGTGGATTTTTATTTAAATAAAGGGGAAACGCTAGCCATTGTAGGTGAATCTGGCTCAGGTAAGTCAGTGACAACAAAAGCAATTACAAAGCTATTTCAAGGGCCAACTGGCAAAATTAAAAAAGGACAAATTATTTTTGATGGGGAAGATTTAACGCAGAAATCAGAAAAAGAACTGATGAAATTACGTGGTAAAGAAATTTCGATGATTTTCCAAGATCCGATGACGTCATTAAACCCTACAATGAAAATTGGCAAACAAGTGATGGAGCCGATTGTTAAGCATATTGGTCTCAGTAAAGCAGACGCTAAAAAACGTGCAATTGAATTGTTGAAGTTAGTAGGTTTAAAAAATGTTGAAAAACGATTCAATGCATATCCACATCAATTTTCGGGTGGACAACGTCAACGTATTGTTATTGCTTTAGCATTAGCATGTGAGCCTAAGGTTTTAATTGCAGATGAGCCGACAACAGCACTTGACGTAACGATGCAGGCTCAAATTTTAGATTTGATGAAAGAGTTACAGCAAAAAATTGATACAGCGATTATATTCATCACGCATGACTTAGGTGTCGTTGCGAATGTAGCCGATCGTGTCGCTGTCATGTATGGTGGACAAATGATTGAAACAGGTAATGTGGATGAGGTTTTCTATGATCCACGTCATCCATACACTTGGGGTTTATTATCATCGATGCCTGATTTAGAAACAGAAGGGGACACGGAATTATTAGCGATTCCTGGGACGCCGCCTGACTTAGTGCATCCACCTAAGGGAGACGCATTCGCAGCGAGAAGTGAATACGCATTAGCGATTGACTTTAAAGAGGCGCCACCATGGTTTAGTGTTTCTCCAACACATTTTGTACGTTCATGGTTGCTGGATGAGCGCGCACCAGTCGTTGATCCACCACCGATTGTAAAACGAAAACAGCGTGAGATGCCGAATAATTTCGACAAACCAGAACGTGTAGAAAGGGTGTCGTTTTAA
- a CDS encoding ABC transporter ATP-binding protein — MGNREKLVEVQNLKQYFNVGKSNEVRAIDDISFDIYKGETFGLVGESGSGKSTTGKAIIKLNVVTDGKVLYEGVNIQEIKNRKELLKFNKKIQMIFQDPYASLNPRLKVMDIVAEGIDIHGLASDRRDRKKRVYDLLETVGLRKSHANRYPHEFSGGQRQRIGIARALAVEPEFIIADEPISALDVSIQAQVVNLMQKLKRERNITFLFIAHDLSMVKYISDRIAVMHLGRIVEIGTADQIYNNPVHPYTQSLLSAVPQPDPETERTRKRIAYKHDPSKNDARKLHEVAPDHLVFATEEELEKFQADYQKERV, encoded by the coding sequence ATGGGAAACAGGGAGAAACTTGTAGAAGTACAAAACTTGAAACAATACTTTAATGTTGGTAAGTCGAATGAAGTACGTGCGATTGACGATATTTCATTTGATATTTATAAAGGAGAAACGTTTGGCCTTGTTGGCGAATCAGGCTCGGGGAAATCAACAACAGGAAAAGCAATTATTAAATTAAACGTTGTGACAGATGGTAAGGTGCTTTACGAAGGGGTTAATATACAAGAAATCAAAAACCGCAAAGAGTTATTGAAGTTTAATAAAAAGATTCAAATGATTTTCCAAGATCCATACGCATCATTGAATCCACGTTTAAAAGTAATGGATATTGTTGCAGAAGGAATTGATATACACGGACTTGCATCTGATCGTCGAGACCGAAAAAAGCGTGTGTATGACTTATTAGAAACGGTAGGATTACGAAAAAGTCACGCCAACCGTTATCCACATGAGTTCTCAGGAGGACAACGTCAACGTATCGGTATTGCGCGTGCCCTTGCTGTTGAACCAGAGTTTATCATTGCCGATGAACCCATTTCTGCACTAGACGTATCGATTCAAGCACAAGTTGTCAATTTGATGCAGAAGTTAAAACGTGAACGCAATATTACGTTTTTATTCATCGCACATGATCTCTCAATGGTGAAGTACATATCAGATCGTATTGCGGTTATGCACCTTGGCCGTATTGTTGAGATTGGTACCGCAGATCAAATCTACAACAATCCAGTGCATCCATATACACAATCATTGTTATCAGCCGTACCACAGCCTGATCCAGAAACAGAGCGAACAAGAAAGCGTATTGCCTATAAGCATGATCCAAGCAAAAATGATGCGCGTAAGTTACATGAAGTGGCGCCTGATCATTTAGTGTTTGCGACTGAAGAGGAACTCGAAAAGTTTCAGGCAGATTATCAAAAAGAACGTGTATAA
- a CDS encoding peptide ABC transporter substrate-binding protein: protein MKTRRTLKIFAPLLAAVLVLSACGSGEGIYDDKGQVFRKVIPQDMSSLDTAKVTDAVSFDTFNQVYEGLYVLDGNDKAQPGVAKGKPKISEDGKTWTVKLREDAKWSNGDPVTAHDFEFAWKRVVDPDTASEYAYIMYDLKNAEDINIGEKKPNELGVKALDDHTLQFELTKPLPYFKEMLAFGTFMPQNEKVVKKYGERYGTNEDKAVYNGPFKVKEWAVEDKILLVKNDKYWDKDVVKLDKINYKVLKDQQAGASLYDTKSVDDTLITAEQVEKYKDDPALKKRLLAATFFLKLNQGTVPAFKDKHMRLALGQAVDKEAYVNAVLNNGSEPSDGFTSKATAKAPDDSDFADQIDSPLVYNPEKAKENYEKAKEALGEDTFTFKLNTEDTPASKVSAEFIKAQIEKNLPGVTIKIQQLPFKQRIAREQSENYDISLSGWGPDYPDPLTFLNIMTTGNSSNNTGWGNKEYDKMLKDSNGALLQKEEERNQTLIDAEELLLNNAPITPIYQKGEAHLTNPQVKNLQYHNIGGDTTLKYVYIDKSIDRETGKKKEK, encoded by the coding sequence GTGAAGACACGGAGAACATTGAAAATATTTGCGCCACTTTTAGCTGCCGTACTTGTCCTGTCAGCATGTGGAAGTGGCGAAGGGATTTATGATGATAAAGGACAAGTCTTTCGTAAAGTAATTCCACAAGATATGTCATCACTAGATACGGCGAAAGTAACAGATGCTGTTAGCTTTGACACGTTCAACCAAGTGTATGAAGGATTGTATGTCTTGGATGGAAATGATAAAGCACAGCCAGGTGTAGCCAAAGGGAAACCGAAAATTTCTGAAGATGGTAAGACATGGACTGTGAAGTTAAGAGAAGATGCGAAATGGTCAAACGGTGACCCAGTAACGGCACATGACTTTGAATTCGCATGGAAACGTGTTGTCGATCCAGATACAGCTTCAGAGTATGCTTATATTATGTATGACTTAAAAAATGCAGAAGACATTAACATAGGTGAAAAGAAACCAAACGAACTTGGTGTGAAAGCGTTAGATGATCATACGTTACAATTTGAATTAACGAAACCATTGCCATACTTTAAAGAGATGCTCGCTTTTGGAACATTTATGCCACAAAATGAAAAAGTCGTGAAAAAATATGGCGAACGCTATGGTACAAATGAAGATAAAGCAGTATACAATGGACCATTTAAAGTAAAAGAATGGGCAGTAGAAGATAAAATTTTATTAGTTAAAAATGATAAATATTGGGATAAAGATGTTGTGAAGTTAGACAAGATTAACTACAAAGTCTTGAAAGATCAACAAGCTGGTGCGTCATTGTATGATACGAAGTCTGTTGATGATACATTAATTACGGCAGAACAAGTTGAAAAATATAAAGATGATCCAGCTTTAAAGAAACGTCTTCTTGCGGCAACATTTTTCTTGAAGTTGAATCAAGGGACTGTGCCTGCATTTAAAGATAAGCATATGCGATTGGCTTTAGGTCAAGCTGTTGATAAGGAAGCTTACGTGAATGCCGTGTTAAACAACGGTTCGGAACCGAGTGATGGTTTTACATCAAAAGCAACTGCCAAAGCACCGGATGATTCAGACTTTGCGGATCAAATCGATTCACCACTAGTTTATAATCCTGAAAAAGCGAAAGAAAACTATGAAAAAGCGAAGGAAGCATTAGGTGAAGATACATTTACATTTAAGTTAAATACTGAAGATACACCTGCATCAAAAGTATCAGCCGAATTTATTAAAGCACAAATTGAGAAAAACTTACCGGGTGTAACGATTAAAATTCAACAGTTACCATTCAAACAGCGTATTGCACGAGAACAAAGTGAAAACTATGATATTTCACTTTCTGGTTGGGGTCCAGACTATCCTGACCCATTAACATTCTTAAACATCATGACAACTGGTAACTCATCAAACAATACTGGTTGGGGCAACAAAGAGTACGATAAGATGTTGAAAGATTCTAATGGCGCATTACTACAAAAAGAAGAAGAGCGCAATCAAACATTAATTGATGCGGAAGAACTTCTATTGAACAATGCACCAATCACGCCGATTTATCAAAAAGGGGAAGCCCATTTGACAAACCCACAAGTGAAAAACTTGCAGTATCATAATATCGGTGGCGATACGACATTGAAATATGTGTATATTGATAAAAGTATTGATCGAGAAACAGGTAAAAAGAAAGAGAAATAA
- a CDS encoding DUF4256 domain-containing protein: MTKITETEKEALLVILKTRFEKYPERHEAITWDEVEQKLLASDTKLWSVSEMERTEGEPDVIVLEDGQYAFVDCSAESPKGRRSVCYDQAAWESRKKYKPETSAIAMAEEMGVEMLTESQYRHLQTFGIFDKKTSSWIVTPDHIRDLGGALFCDYRYGTVFTYHNGAESYYGARGFRSMVKI, from the coding sequence ATGACTAAAATAACAGAAACAGAGAAAGAAGCTTTATTAGTTATATTAAAAACACGTTTTGAAAAATATCCAGAACGTCATGAAGCAATCACTTGGGATGAGGTAGAACAAAAATTGTTGGCATCTGACACAAAGTTATGGTCAGTGAGTGAAATGGAACGTACTGAAGGAGAACCAGATGTTATTGTGCTAGAAGATGGTCAGTACGCATTTGTAGATTGCTCAGCAGAAAGTCCTAAAGGGCGTAGAAGTGTTTGCTATGATCAAGCTGCATGGGAATCACGTAAGAAGTATAAACCTGAAACAAGTGCTATCGCAATGGCAGAAGAGATGGGGGTTGAGATGTTAACAGAATCTCAATATCGACATCTTCAGACATTTGGTATCTTTGATAAGAAAACATCGAGTTGGATTGTGACACCTGATCATATTCGTGACTTAGGTGGGGCATTGTTCTGTGATTACAGATACGGTACTGTGTTCACATATCATAATGGTGCAGAATCTTATTATGGGGCCAGAGGATTTCGAAGTATGGTTAAAATATAA
- the trpS gene encoding tryptophan--tRNA ligase produces the protein MKTLFSGIQPSGIPTLGNYIGALKQFAEIQDDYNCFFCIVDQHAITVPQDRLKLRKQIRQLAAIYLASGLNPDKITLFIQSEVPAHVQAGWMLTTISSIGELERMTQYKDKAQKQNDGIPAGLLTYPPLMAADIVLYNTDIVPVGDDQKQHIELTRNLVDRFNSRYNDVLVKPEIQMPKVGGRVMSLQDPTKKMSKSDDNQKNFISLLDEPRLAAKKIRSAVTDSDGIIKYDKENKPGISNLLTIYSSLTDKSIATLESQYEGQGYGAFKGDLADIVEKFLIDFQEKFNTFYESDRLDEILDEGRDKAQRASFKTLKKMEKAMGLGRKTK, from the coding sequence ATGAAAACTTTATTTTCCGGCATTCAACCAAGCGGTATTCCTACATTAGGAAATTATATCGGCGCACTGAAACAATTTGCAGAAATTCAAGATGATTATAATTGCTTCTTCTGTATTGTTGATCAACATGCCATCACAGTCCCTCAAGACCGTTTGAAATTACGCAAACAAATTCGTCAATTAGCAGCAATTTATCTTGCATCAGGACTTAATCCAGATAAGATTACTTTATTTATTCAGTCAGAAGTCCCTGCTCACGTACAAGCAGGATGGATGTTAACAACGATTTCATCCATCGGTGAGTTAGAACGTATGACGCAATATAAAGATAAAGCACAAAAACAAAATGATGGGATCCCAGCCGGTCTTCTCACATATCCACCACTCATGGCAGCTGATATCGTCTTGTATAATACAGACATCGTACCAGTTGGCGATGACCAAAAACAACATATTGAGTTAACGCGTAACCTCGTTGATCGCTTTAACAGTCGCTATAATGATGTGCTTGTTAAACCTGAAATTCAAATGCCTAAAGTCGGTGGCCGTGTCATGAGTTTACAAGACCCTACTAAAAAAATGAGTAAGAGTGATGACAATCAGAAAAACTTTATCTCATTATTAGATGAACCACGCCTTGCTGCGAAAAAAATCAGAAGTGCAGTTACAGACTCTGACGGAATCATTAAATATGATAAAGAAAATAAACCTGGTATCTCTAACTTGTTGACCATTTATTCAAGCTTGACGGATAAATCAATCGCTACATTAGAGTCACAATATGAAGGTCAAGGATACGGTGCTTTCAAAGGTGATTTAGCAGATATCGTTGAGAAATTCTTAATCGACTTCCAAGAAAAGTTCAATACATTCTATGAATCAGATCGATTAGATGAAATTTTAGATGAAGGCCGTGATAAAGCACAACGCGCATCATTCAAAACATTGAAAAAGATGGAAAAAGCGATGGGCTTAGGCCGTAAAACAAAATAG
- the spxA gene encoding transcriptional regulator SpxA produces the protein MVTLFTSPSCTSCRKAKAWLQEHDIPYTERNIFSEHLTLDEIKEILKMTEDGTDEIISTRSKTYQKLNVDIDSLPLQDLYTIIQDNPGILRRPIILDEKRLQVGYNEDEIRRFLPRKVRTFQLLEAQRMVD, from the coding sequence ATGGTAACATTATTTACTTCACCAAGTTGCACATCTTGCCGTAAAGCGAAAGCATGGTTACAAGAACATGACATTCCGTATACGGAGCGAAATATTTTCTCTGAGCATTTAACATTAGATGAAATCAAAGAGATTCTAAAAATGACTGAAGATGGAACAGATGAGATTATCTCAACACGTTCAAAAACTTATCAAAAGTTGAATGTGGATATCGATTCATTACCACTTCAAGATTTATACACAATCATTCAAGATAACCCAGGTATCTTACGTCGTCCAATCATCCTAGACGAGAAGAGATTACAAGTTGGTTACAACGAAGATGAAATTCGCCGATTCCTACCACGCAAAGTGCGTACGTTCCAATTGCTTGAAGCACAACGTATGGTAGACTAA